From Gammaproteobacteria bacterium:
CTGCCGGGTCATCACGGTCACGCGCTGCCCGTCGAAGTGCGGCGGCGCCGCATCGGCCAGCGCCCGCGAGAGGAGGTCCGAGGGGCCTCCGGGGGTCGCCCAGGAGACGATTTCGATGGGGCGGCTTGGGAAGGCGGCGTCGTCCCCGCCGGATGAACACGCGGCGGAGGCCAGCAGGACGAACGCAGCGGCGAGCAGGCGGGGGAGCGTGGGTGCGGACCGGGGCTTGCGGTTGCGCGGAGGGGCTGCGGCTTGCGCCTGGAGGGACGATTTGGCGGTTGGTCGAGGTTTCATGCGGGGAAATATGAGGTTGCCGTCGGGAGTCGGCCACCGGGAGGCGTTGGGGAGGGCGGGCGGCTTGCAACGAACACCGGACGCCGATGACGGTGGACGCTCTCGCAGGACGTCGCCGAACTCGAGCAGGAGGGTTGACATTTTCACCATAACCCGTAATTTCAGCGCACGATGAAAACATCAACTCCAGTAAACGACTTGGCGGCCGCCGCCCTGAGCGCCGTCGGTGACCTGCTCGGGCATGTCCCCCACCTGAAGGCCACCAGTGCGGTTCGCGACCAACTGCCCGGGAGCGGCCATCCCGTCGACGGGCGTATCGAGTTCGAACACGGTGATCACACCTATGTACTCGTCATCGACGTCAAGCGGAACGGTGCTCCCCGATTCGTCCGGTCCGCGGTCTACCAACTCAAGGGATACCTGGCTCATGTTGGTCAGTACGCTTACGACGATTCCCACCGACGGTGGATTCCCATGCTCGTAAGTCCCTACCTGTCTCCCGAGTCCCGGTCGATCTGCCTGGATCACGATGTTGCCTATCTGGATCTGGTCGGCAACGCTCACCTCGCATTCGATCATGTCTACATCGATCGGGCTGTCGCAGACCGGCCCAGAGCAGAAACGCGCGCGCTGAGGTCGGTCTTCGCCCCGAAGGCGGCCGCCATCCTCCGGGTGCTCCTTCGCGAGCCCGCCCGCGCCTGGCGCGTCGTCGAGCTGGCTGAAGCGGCCAACGTTAGCCTCGGCCATGTGAGCAACGTTCGCAAAGCCCTACTCGCACGGGAATGGATCGAGAAGGCGACGAACGGAGTCAAACTCGTCCGGCCGGACGCGTTACTACGGACTTGGCGCGAGGAATACCGCAAGCCAGCCGGCCGCACCATTAGCAGATACACGCTCGTCCACGGCGAACAACTCTCCAGCCAGCTGTCGGGAAAACTGAACGCGAAACCAGGTCGTCCGCGCGCGATTCTGTCGTCACACTCGGCTGCGCAATGGTTCGCGCCCTTCGCCAGGAGCGGCACCCACAGCTTCTACGCCGACGAACCCGGCGCCCGGAAACTGAAGGAGGCGCTGAAGCTCACTCATGTCGAGCGAGGAGCCAATGTCACCGTGACCATCCCGCGCGATGAGAGTCTGTTCGAGGACGCGGCTCAGCCGGCGCCGGGCATTTTTTGCACCAGTCCGATCATCACGTACCTCGACCTCTGGCCAGGCAGCGACCGAGATCGTAAGGCGGCTGAGCACCTGGCTTCGAGGTGTTTTCCGTGGCTGTAACGGAGCCCCAGTCCGCCCGCGATTACGGTGACCGCACGGCCCGGGAAGGCTACCACTTGATCGCGGGGAAGTTCAGAAGCATCGAGGACTTCGGA
This genomic window contains:
- a CDS encoding type IV toxin-antitoxin system AbiEi family antitoxin: MLVSPYLSPESRSICLDHDVAYLDLVGNAHLAFDHVYIDRAVADRPRAETRALRSVFAPKAAAILRVLLREPARAWRVVELAEAANVSLGHVSNVRKALLAREWIEKATNGVKLVRPDALLRTWREEYRKPAGRTISRYTLVHGEQLSSQLSGKLNAKPGRPRAILSSHSAAQWFAPFARSGTHSFYADEPGARKLKEALKLTHVERGANVTVTIPRDESLFEDAAQPAPGIFCTSPIITYLDLWPGSDRDRKAAEHLASRCFPWL